The Armatimonadota bacterium DNA segment GGGGTCCTGGCATCGGTCACGCGCGCTGGCTCGATGCTGACGGTGTTCTTCACCGAGACGCCGCCCCGCGACTACACGGCCGCCTTGACAGCGGATGCCAGCCGGTTCGCGCGGTTCTTCCGGGGGATGCTTTCGCGCGGCGTGCTGCTCCCACCCTCCCAGTTCGAGGCCTGGTTCGTGTCGGCGGCGCACACCGAGCCAGACATCGCGCGCACCGTCGCGGCGGCGCGGGCCGCGTTCGCGGAGGCAGCCGCGTGATGCCGCCCCCCCGCGTCCGGCCCGGCACAACTGAGCCGTCGTACGAGGCGGTGCGGGCGGCGCAATCCGGATACGAGTATACCCGGGCGCCCATGCTCATCTATTGGGAACTGACCAGGGCCTGCGACCTGGCATGTCGCCACTGCCGGGCCGAAGCGGTGGTGGATCGCGACCCGGACGAGTTGAGCACGGATGAGGCCGGGGCGCTGCTGCGTCAGGTGCTGGCCTTCGGCAATCCGCTGCCGCACATGGTGTTCACCGGCGGCGATCCTCTCAAGCGTGATGACCTGTACGAACTGATCGAGGAAGCCGGGGGGATGGGAATCGGCGTCTCGCTGGCGCCCAGCGGCACGACCCGCCTGACCCAAGGTGCAGTCCGACGGCTGCGCGCCTGTGGCGTCCAGAGCATGTCGTTGAGCCTCGACGGCTCCACCCCTGATCGGCACGACGCCTTTCGAGGCGTGCCGGGTTGCTTCGAGATGACCATGCGGGCAGCGGGGTGGGTGGCCGAGGCAGAGATCCCTCTCCAAGTAAACACCCTGGTAACCGAGGAGACCGCGGGCGATCTGCCGGCGATCTGCGACCTGCTGGCCTTGATGCGTGTCGAGCGGTGGAGTCTCTTCTTCCTGATCTCCGTGGGGCGCGGGACCGCGCTGCGCGAGGTGACGCCAGCGGAAGCGGAGCGGCTGATGGAATGGCTCTACGGGCTGAGCGGGCAGGCCCCATTTGCGATCAAGACCACGGAGGCGCCTCAGTTCCGGCGCGTGGCGCTGGCGGGTATGCACGCCGCCGGGCTGGACGGCGCCGGTGTGCGCGGCAGCAGCATCGGCCGGGGATTTGGCATTCGCGACGGCAACGGTATTCTGTTCATCTCCAGGACCGGCGACGTGACGCCCTCGGGATTCCTCCCGCTGGCCGCCGGGAACGTGAGGGCCGCCTCCCTGGTGGAGCTCTACCGCGCGAGCCCCCTCTTCACCGCGCTGCGCGACACCTCGCGGCTGCGCGGCCGGTGCGGCCGCTGCGAGTTCAGGGCCATCTGCGGGGGGTCCAGGGCGCGGGCCTTCGCGCATACCGGTGACTTCCTGGGCGAAGACCCTTTGTGTCCTTACGAACCTGCATGATCGATCGGTTCCTGCGCGCCTGCCGCCGCGAGCCCACCGATTGCACCCCGGTGTGGTTCATGCGCCAGGCGGGTCGCTACCAGAAGGAATACCGTGCGCTGCGGACGCGCCACTCCATGCTCGAGTTGTGCGGCACGCCGGAGCTGTGCGCCCAGGTAACGCTGTTGCCGGTGGAGCAGTTGGGCGTGGACGCGGCGATCCTGTTCGCGGACATCATGCTTCCCCTGGTCGGCCTGGGCGTGCCTTTCGACATCGTGGAGGGCACCGGACCGGTCATCGGGACGCCGATCCGCACGGGCGCACAGGTGGACGCGCTGCGCCCCCTTGAACCGGAACGCGACCTGCCATTCGTGCTGGAGGCAATCCGCCTGATACGAGGGGAAGTCCGCGTCCCGCTGATCGGATTCGCCGGCGCGCCGTTCACCGTGGCCAGCTACCTGATCGAGGGCCGCGGCACGCGAGACCTGCCGCAGACCAAGGGGATGCTACACGGCGCGCCCGCGCTCTGGCACCGGCTCATGCACCGCCTGACCGACGCGACGATCGCGTACCTGCAGGCACAGGTGGCCGCAGGCGCACAGGCCGTGCAGCTCTTCGACTCGTGGGTGGGCGCGCTGGCGCCGCGCGACTACGAGGCCGCGGTCATGCCACACGTGCAGCGGCTGTTCGGAGCGCTGACCGCTCTGAACGTCCCCGTGATCCACTTCGGCACCGGCACCGCGGGCCTGCTGCCCCTGATGGCGCGGGCCGGGGGCGACGTCATCGGCGTGGACTGGCGCATCGGCCTGTCCGACGCCTGGGCTCGGATCGGCGATGCCGGAATCCAGGGAAACCTGGATCCGGCATCGCTCCTGGCGCCTTTCGAGGTAGCGGTCGAGGCCGCGCGTGAGATCCTGGCCCAATCGGCCGGGCGACCCGGCCACATTTTCAACCTGGGACACGGCGTACTACCGCAGACGCCGCCGGATCACCTCCGGCGACTCGTAGACCTGGTCCACGAGCACACCCAGGTGGCACCAGGGCACCCATGACAGGAGTTCTGCTGATGGCCTACGGCAGCCCGTCCGGCCCCGAGGCCCTGGAGGAGTTCTACACAAGGGTCCGGGGAGGCAGGCCACCGTCGCCCGAGATGCTGCGCGAGCTGGGTGAGCGCTACCGCGCGATCGGCGGGCGTTCTCCGCTGCCGGAGATCACGCGGCGTCAGGCCGCGGCGTTGCAGGCCTGCCTCGACCGCGACGCGCCCGGACGGTTCCGCGTCTATGCCGGCATGCGGCACTCCCCACCGTCTATCGCTGAGGCCGTTGCCGCCATGGCAGCCGATGGGATCACAGCCGGCGTGGGACTGGCACTGGCGCCGCACTACTCGCGGGTCGGCGCCGGCGCATACATCGCGGCGGCGGAGGCCGCACTCGAGGGGATGCCTGCGTTGTCGCTACGGTACGTGGAGAGGTGGGGCGAGCATCCGCGCTTCCTGGACGCTGTGGCGGGCCGCCTGGGGGACGCGCTGGCAACCCTTCCGGCGGAGATGCGCAGAGGTGCTCCCGTGGTCTTCACGGCCCACAGCCTGCCCGAGCAGGCCCTCGCCGAGTGGGACGCGTATTCCGGAGAACTGCGCCGCACCTGCCAGGGAGTCGCCGACCGATCCGGCACCCGGGAGTGGATCCTGGCTTACCAGAGCGCCGGCCGCACCGCAGGCCGGTGGCTGGGGCCGGAGGTACGCGAGGTGCTACGTGGGCTCGGCAACAGCAGGGCGCAGGCAGTGGTGGTCTGCCCGGTGGGCTTCGTCTCCGACCACCTGGAGGTTCTCTACGACATTGACATCGAGTGCCAGGCACTGGCCGCGTCCGCGGGCCTGCGTCTGGTGCGCGCGGCATCGCTCAACGATAGCCCGCTCCTGACCGAGGCGCTGGCCGACCTGGTGGGAGAAGCCGCTGCCTCTTTGACGATGGAGCAACCGGTCCCGTGAGCGCGCACGTCGCGATCGTGGGGGGCGGAATCACCGGCCTTGCCGCGACCCATGCGCTGGCGCTCGACCGCAGGGCGCGCGACCTGGGGGTCAGGTGCACGCTCGTTGAGCAGGAGTCACGTCTGGGCGGCAAGCTGCTCACCGAGCGGATCAACGGGTGCCTGGTCGAGGCCGGGCCGGACTCGTTCCTCGCCACCAAGCCCTGGGCGGCCAACCTCTGCCGTGCGCTGGGACTGGGCGATCGCCTGATCGGCACGCTACCGGGCCAGCCGGTCTATGTCGCCTTCCGCGGGAAGCTGCACCCGTTCCCAGAGGGCCTGGCCCTGGGCGTGCCGTCGCGCATCGCTCCGCTGGTGCGCACGCGCCTGCTGTCACCCCTGGAGAAGCTGCGGGTCGGATTCGACCTGGTGCTACCCCGGAGGCACGAGGCCACGGACGAGACCATGGGCGCCTTCATCCGGCGCAGGCTGGGCGACGCGGTGGTGGCCCGCCTGGCCGGCCCGATGCTGGCAGGTATCTATGCTGGCGACGTGTATGCGCTGAGCCTGCGGGCAACGTTCCCGCAACTCCTCGAGTGGGAGGCCAGCCACCGCAGCCTGGTACTGGCTGCGATGGCTCGGAGGAAGCAGATGGCGGCAGCCGCTTCCGGCAGTCCCAGCCCGATGTTCCTGAGCCTGACAGGCGGTGTCGGCGAGCTCGTCGAGGCACTGGTGGCCGCGCTGGGCGGTCCACGGGGTAGCGACAACACGCGTTTCGTGACCGGAAGGTCCGTGGTGCGCCTGGCACCGGTGGTCGAGCATGGGCGCACATCCTACGCGCTCCACCTCGACGACGGCGGAACCATCATCGCCGACGGGGTGGTGCTGACGGTGCCTGCCTTCGCCAGCGCCGCCCTGCTTGCGCCTGTGGCGCCCCGGGTGGCCTCCCTGCTGGAGGGAATCCCGTACGTGTCCACCGCAGCCGTAACGCTGGCCTTTCGACGCCAGGAGGTCGGCCATCCGCTCGTGGGCCACGGCTTCGTGGTCGCCCGCGACGAGCCCATGGAGATAACCGCCTGCACCTGGGTGTCGTCCAAGTGGCCGCGCCGGGCGCCGCCCGACCTGGTGCTGCTGCGGTGCTACCTCGGCGCCGCCGGCCGTGAGGCCATCCTCCAGGAGAACGATGACCGGCTGGTATCGCTCGTGCGTCGCGACCTTCGCACTACGCTGTGCCTGGACGCCGACCCGGTCTTCACTACGGTAGCACGCTGGCCGAACTCCATGCCCCAGTACCTCAGCGGGCACCTCGATCGGCTCGAGGCGATTGGCACGGAGCTGCGGGCCTATCCCAACCTGGCCCTCGCGGGCGCCGGCTATGGGGGCACCGGCATCCCTGACTGCATCCGCCAGGGCACAGACGCCGCCGAGCGGCTCCTAGGTCACATCTCGGCGCAACCCGCCTCGGCTCCCGCTAGGTAGATCGCCGAGGCTCGCTGAGCGTCAACGGCTCCTCCAAGTCGCCGGATACATGCGCAGAAGCTGCGCCCTCTCTTGCTCCGTCAGCGGGAAGAGTTGTGACCGAGTCCGATGGCGTGCCCCAGCTCGTGGGCAACCACGTTGCGGTAGACGTTGGGCAGCGTCATCGGATGTAGGCGGTGGCTCCTGATACCTATCAACACCTTCTCCGGAGACGATGATCTGGCGGAGAATGACACCGGTACTGTTTCCCTAGATTCCACCACGGGTCCGAGCCGGAACGGCGTGCCGATTTCAGCAAATGTGCGGTTCCAGAAATCGACCGCCTCTCTTGCGACCTGCAGTCTCGGATCCTGCTCCGGGGCCACCAGGACAATTGCGGGAACCTTGGTCCAGGCTCCCGGCTGCGCCCAAACGTCGAGCGCGGCCGGTCCGGCCAGGGCGCCCGCGGTCGCGGCCAGTGCCAGAAGTGCCATCACGAACGCCTGTCTCCGAGACACCGGCTAACCTCCTGGGAGCCTGCGTTTCAACCAGGCCGCTGGCGTTCGATTCATTCCAACATCACCTGAAACGCGTCGGGTATGTGCTCGATCTGCACAACCCCTCCATTGGGCGTGGCATGGACGGCGATCACGTCAAACCGTGTCGCGCACCCTTCCAGCCCGTGGGTCAGCAGGTACGCCGACGCGAGCCTCGCCAGGCGGCGCTGCTTGGCAGTGGCGACGGCCTCGCCGGGGTGTCCGAACCCGGCGCCGGTGCGGCTCTTCACCTCAACGAAGACCACAACGCTCCCGGAGCGCGCAACCAGGTCTATCTCGCCGTGGCGGGTGCGCGCATTGCGGGCCAGCAGTTGGTATCCCTGCTGTGCTAGCCAGGCGGCAGCCGCGGCCTCCCCGGCTGCGCCAAGGGTGTAGGAACGTGGAGGCGCCATACTGCAGTTATTATCGGCCAGGCAGGGAAGGAATGCCGGGGGGCAGGAAGGCCCGGCGGTGCGCCGGGGTGGGTCCCCACCGGCGTAACGCTGCCAGGTGCTGCGGGGTGGCGTAGCCCTTGTGCCTGGCAAACCCGTAGCGCGGCTCGTAGAGATCGAGGGCAACCATCAGGCGGTCCCGCGTCACCTTGGCGACCACCGAGGCGGCGGCGATCGAGGCGCAGCGCTGGTCACCTCTGACCAGCGTCACCTGGGGCACGGAGACAGGGGCGCGCACGTTCCCATCCACCAGGACCAGCGCCGGTACCTGCCCGAGCGCCGCGACCGCCCGGCCCCATGCCAGTTTCGTCGCGCCCAGGATGTTCAGCCGGTCAATCTCTACTACATCGGCGATGCCGACCCCAATCAGTGCATCCGAGGCCCGTATCGCGTCGAATACGACTTCACGCATCCGTGGCGTCAGCTGCTTGGAGTCACGCAGGTTGGGAATCGGGCGTTCGCAGGGGAAGATGACCGCGGCCGCAACCACTGGTCCTGCGAGCGGCCCGCGGCCCGCCTCGTCCAGACCGGCCACCGGCGAGATACCCTGCGCCCAGGCCTCGCGCTCTTTTGTGAAGAGCGCTGCGGGCCTGGTCACCGCACAAGACCTATCCTTTCGAGCGGCCAGTAGACAACCATCGCCCGTCCCACCACGTTCTTGACCGGCACGAACCCGAAGAAACGGCTGTCCTCGCTATTGCATCGGTTGTCGCCCAACACGAACACCTTATCGGGTGGCACAACCTCGGGACCGTAGTTGCTGGAGCAGGCCCTGTCGCCCCCGGGCAGCGCGGTCGGGTATAGCTCCCCCAGCGGGCGGCCGTCAATCAGCACCAGCCCCTCCTTCAGTTCTATGCGCTCCCCGGGCAGGCCCACGACACGTTTGACGAAATCCTTGTTTGGATTCAGCGGATACCGGAACACGATCGTGTCCCCGCGCCGGATCTCCGTCAGCCGGTAGGCGAACTTGCCAACCAGGATGCGGTCGCCGATGCGCAGCGTGGGCTCCATGGAGCCCGAGGGGATGAAGAAGGCCTGGACCACGAAGACGATGATGACCAGACTGATCAGCGCCGCGAAGATCGTGGCGTCCAGCGTCTCCACTATGGAGAGGCGCACCGCCGGCGGGATTCGGTAGACGCGGCGGACGATCTGGCGCAGCACGAACAGCCCCAGCGCCAGGGCAAGGATCAGCGTGGGTATGCCAAACGGGATGCGCTCGGCGAGGGCCAGAAAGTCGCGGCTCATGTTGCTGGGACCGGGGCTAGCGCCGTTCCTTGATGCGCGTCTCCTTGCCGACCTTTCCTCTGAGGAAGTACAGCTTGGCGCGCCGCACCTTGCCGCGGCGGACCACGTCAATCTTCTCGACCCGCGGCGAGTGCAGCGGGAAAACGCGCTCCACGCCGATCCCGTGACTGATGCGCCGCACGGTGAACGACTCGTTAGAGCCCGCGCCCCGTCGCGAGATCACGGTGCCCTCGAACGCCTGCACGCGCTCGCGCCCGCCCTCGGTGACGCGGATGTGGACCCGAACGGTATCGCCGGGGGTGAAGGCCGCGACCTTCTTCTTGACCTGACCGGCCTCCACCATCTTGAGCTTGTCCATTACTTTCGCCTCCCTGTCGGCCGACGCATCCTGCGGCGCCGCAGTCACGACTGCTGATTGTAGCACAGAGCGCCCTAGGCGTCATCGTCGCGCAGCAGCGCGAGGTCCTCTTCGCCCAGGGTGTCCCGGCAAAGCAGGTCCGGCCGCCGGGCCAGGGTGCGCCGCAGTTGCTCGCGGCGGCGCCACCGCCGGATCTCCTCGTGGTGCCCGCTCAGCAGCACCTCGGGCACGCGAAGCCCGCGGAAATCGGCCGGACGCGTGTAGTGTGGGTGATCGAGCAGCCCGCCGGCGAACGACTCCGCCACGACCGATGCGGCGTCGCCCACAACGCCGGGGATCAACCGCACCGTGGCATCCACCACGACCATCGCGGCGATCTCGCCGCCGGTCAGCACGTAGTCGCCTATCGAGAGCTCCTCGGCGCCGAGGCCCTCCACCACCCGTTCGTCCACTCCCTCGTACCTGCCGCAGAGCACGATCAGGTGCGGCTCGCGGGAGAGTTCCTCAGCAACACGCTGATCGAACCGGCGGCCCTGCGGGGAAGTCAGCAGGACGCGCGGGCGCGGACCCCCGGGCGGTGTCAGCGCCTCAACCGCCGCGAAGAACGGCTCGGGCTTCATGACCATGCCCGGACCGCCTCCGTACGCCACGTCGTCCACCTGCCGGTGGCGGTCGGACGTGAAGTCGCGCAGGTCCACTACCGAGATCTCCACCAGCCCCCGCGCGCGGGCGCGGCCGAGGATCGAGACCTCCAGCGGAGCCAGGGCCTCTGGAAAGATCGTCACGATGTCAATGCGCACGGTCCGGCTCCTCCATGCCCGGCAGGAGGGCAACGACCATT contains these protein-coding regions:
- a CDS encoding TIGR04053 family radical SAM/SPASM domain-containing protein; protein product: MPPPRVRPGTTEPSYEAVRAAQSGYEYTRAPMLIYWELTRACDLACRHCRAEAVVDRDPDELSTDEAGALLRQVLAFGNPLPHMVFTGGDPLKRDDLYELIEEAGGMGIGVSLAPSGTTRLTQGAVRRLRACGVQSMSLSLDGSTPDRHDAFRGVPGCFEMTMRAAGWVAEAEIPLQVNTLVTEETAGDLPAICDLLALMRVERWSLFFLISVGRGTALREVTPAEAERLMEWLYGLSGQAPFAIKTTEAPQFRRVALAGMHAAGLDGAGVRGSSIGRGFGIRDGNGILFISRTGDVTPSGFLPLAAGNVRAASLVELYRASPLFTALRDTSRLRGRCGRCEFRAICGGSRARAFAHTGDFLGEDPLCPYEPA
- the hemE gene encoding uroporphyrinogen decarboxylase, which codes for MIDRFLRACRREPTDCTPVWFMRQAGRYQKEYRALRTRHSMLELCGTPELCAQVTLLPVEQLGVDAAILFADIMLPLVGLGVPFDIVEGTGPVIGTPIRTGAQVDALRPLEPERDLPFVLEAIRLIRGEVRVPLIGFAGAPFTVASYLIEGRGTRDLPQTKGMLHGAPALWHRLMHRLTDATIAYLQAQVAAGAQAVQLFDSWVGALAPRDYEAAVMPHVQRLFGALTALNVPVIHFGTGTAGLLPLMARAGGDVIGVDWRIGLSDAWARIGDAGIQGNLDPASLLAPFEVAVEAAREILAQSAGRPGHIFNLGHGVLPQTPPDHLRRLVDLVHEHTQVAPGHP
- a CDS encoding ferrochelatase, which encodes MTGVLLMAYGSPSGPEALEEFYTRVRGGRPPSPEMLRELGERYRAIGGRSPLPEITRRQAAALQACLDRDAPGRFRVYAGMRHSPPSIAEAVAAMAADGITAGVGLALAPHYSRVGAGAYIAAAEAALEGMPALSLRYVERWGEHPRFLDAVAGRLGDALATLPAEMRRGAPVVFTAHSLPEQALAEWDAYSGELRRTCQGVADRSGTREWILAYQSAGRTAGRWLGPEVREVLRGLGNSRAQAVVVCPVGFVSDHLEVLYDIDIECQALAASAGLRLVRAASLNDSPLLTEALADLVGEAAASLTMEQPVP
- the hemG gene encoding protoporphyrinogen oxidase yields the protein MSAHVAIVGGGITGLAATHALALDRRARDLGVRCTLVEQESRLGGKLLTERINGCLVEAGPDSFLATKPWAANLCRALGLGDRLIGTLPGQPVYVAFRGKLHPFPEGLALGVPSRIAPLVRTRLLSPLEKLRVGFDLVLPRRHEATDETMGAFIRRRLGDAVVARLAGPMLAGIYAGDVYALSLRATFPQLLEWEASHRSLVLAAMARRKQMAAAASGSPSPMFLSLTGGVGELVEALVAALGGPRGSDNTRFVTGRSVVRLAPVVEHGRTSYALHLDDGGTIIADGVVLTVPAFASAALLAPVAPRVASLLEGIPYVSTAAVTLAFRRQEVGHPLVGHGFVVARDEPMEITACTWVSSKWPRRAPPDLVLLRCYLGAAGREAILQENDDRLVSLVRRDLRTTLCLDADPVFTTVARWPNSMPQYLSGHLDRLEAIGTELRAYPNLALAGAGYGGTGIPDCIRQGTDAAERLLGHISAQPASAPAR
- a CDS encoding YraN family protein, whose product is MAPPRSYTLGAAGEAAAAAWLAQQGYQLLARNARTRHGEIDLVARSGSVVVFVEVKSRTGAGFGHPGEAVATAKQRRLARLASAYLLTHGLEGCATRFDVIAVHATPNGGVVQIEHIPDAFQVMLE
- a CDS encoding ribonuclease HII, coding for MTRPAALFTKEREAWAQGISPVAGLDEAGRGPLAGPVVAAAVIFPCERPIPNLRDSKQLTPRMREVVFDAIRASDALIGVGIADVVEIDRLNILGATKLAWGRAVAALGQVPALVLVDGNVRAPVSVPQVTLVRGDQRCASIAAASVVAKVTRDRLMVALDLYEPRYGFARHKGYATPQHLAALRRWGPTPAHRRAFLPPGIPSLPGR
- the lepB gene encoding signal peptidase I, which translates into the protein MVETLDATIFAALISLVIIVFVVQAFFIPSGSMEPTLRIGDRILVGKFAYRLTEIRRGDTIVFRYPLNPNKDFVKRVVGLPGERIELKEGLVLIDGRPLGELYPTALPGGDRACSSNYGPEVVPPDKVFVLGDNRCNSEDSRFFGFVPVKNVVGRAMVVYWPLERIGLVR
- a CDS encoding 50S ribosomal protein L19, translated to MDKLKMVEAGQVKKKVAAFTPGDTVRVHIRVTEGGRERVQAFEGTVISRRGAGSNESFTVRRISHGIGVERVFPLHSPRVEKIDVVRRGKVRRAKLYFLRGKVGKETRIKERR
- the trmD gene encoding tRNA (guanosine(37)-N1)-methyltransferase TrmD yields the protein MRIDIVTIFPEALAPLEVSILGRARARGLVEISVVDLRDFTSDRHRQVDDVAYGGGPGMVMKPEPFFAAVEALTPPGGPRPRVLLTSPQGRRFDQRVAEELSREPHLIVLCGRYEGVDERVVEGLGAEELSIGDYVLTGGEIAAMVVVDATVRLIPGVVGDAASVVAESFAGGLLDHPHYTRPADFRGLRVPEVLLSGHHEEIRRWRRREQLRRTLARRPDLLCRDTLGEEDLALLRDDDA